In Streptomyces seoulensis, the following are encoded in one genomic region:
- a CDS encoding class I SAM-dependent methyltransferase, with protein MPSSPSAPQVSDRFPGPRREDCPWCGSARLRTRLRGPRAVALDECGACAHAFQNPRPAGDAPAPSGRSHRATARALAGLADPESWLDVGTGHGHFPQAAREFFPYTSFDGLDPTARVERALAEGRVEEAHRGLLTTPGVTDRLRARYDVVSLLHHLAHVPDPRAELRAALTVLRPGGHLVVESPAPDSAYAALLGPHWLPHRHAHLLPLPNLEAELSALGCTVTTTARVHQPQDLTETFPRPFHAPLRAATALDRLLTPLTRRTRFANTYRLVARKPGRF; from the coding sequence ATGCCGTCCTCGCCCTCCGCCCCGCAGGTCAGCGACCGGTTCCCCGGGCCGCGCCGCGAGGACTGTCCCTGGTGCGGCTCGGCCCGCCTGCGCACCCGGCTGCGCGGACCCCGCGCCGTCGCCCTCGACGAGTGCGGGGCGTGCGCCCACGCCTTCCAGAACCCCCGGCCGGCCGGCGACGCCCCCGCGCCGTCCGGCCGCTCGCACCGGGCCACCGCACGCGCCCTGGCCGGGCTGGCCGACCCCGAGAGCTGGCTGGACGTCGGCACCGGGCACGGCCACTTCCCCCAGGCCGCAAGGGAGTTCTTCCCGTACACCAGCTTCGACGGCCTCGACCCCACCGCGCGGGTCGAACGGGCGCTCGCCGAGGGGCGGGTCGAGGAGGCGCACCGGGGGCTGCTCACCACGCCCGGCGTCACCGACCGGCTGCGCGCCCGCTACGACGTGGTCAGCCTGCTCCACCACCTGGCCCACGTCCCCGACCCGCGCGCCGAACTGCGCGCCGCGCTGACCGTGCTCCGCCCCGGCGGCCACCTCGTCGTCGAGTCCCCGGCCCCCGACAGCGCCTACGCCGCCCTGCTGGGCCCGCACTGGCTCCCGCACCGGCACGCGCACCTGCTCCCGCTGCCCAACCTGGAGGCCGAACTGAGCGCCCTGGGCTGCACGGTCACCACCACGGCCCGCGTCCACCAGCCCCAGGACCTCACCGAGACCTTCCCCCGCCCCTTCCACGCCCCCCTGAGAGCGGCCACCGCCCTGGACCGCCTCCTCACCCCCCTGACCCGCCGCACCCGCTTCGCCAACACCTACCGGCTCGTGGCCCGCAAACCAGGACGGTTCTAG
- a CDS encoding phosphatidylglycerol lysyltransferase domain-containing protein: MEDARVADRSNGPDRRKEPDERSEQPGRRAGGKSSRRAAACAVWYLRAVAFVNFLSAVWVSLGQDVRRHNQENLFTPYLLTAGFASGVFTAFLAITMRRRKRAAWILNLVLSGAFLALFAVAMAFPEIRRSAQNWVSLVLTAAFVAVLLVGRREFYAKGDRSNPRLAASVALGGGTAASLLAALLVTVTNQAPDAARSTFLERWEYGTLRLVSVATEESGFPGIDTPNWADVSINVLSTVLLLAVLYAAFRSRRAVDPLTEVDEARLRELLDKHGERDSLGYFALRREKSVLWSPTGKAAVAYRVVGGVSLASGDPLGDPEAWPGAIAPWLTEARAHGWIPAVMGASEEAGTVYARHGLDALELGDEAVVEVAEFTLEGRAMRTVRQAYNRVRRAGYEVRMRRHEDIPAAEMARLVERADDWRDGATERGFSMALGRLADPEDGRCVMLECTDAEGRLRALLSFVPWGPDGLSLDLMRRDRDSDNGLMEYMVIDLLRRSPEIGVTQVSLNFAMFRSVFERGARLGAGPVLRLWRSLLSFFSRWWQIESLYRANAKYRPIWEPRFLLFEKSADLPRIALAAARAEGFLEAPGLPKWLHRRQLETHR; this comes from the coding sequence ATGGAAGATGCCCGAGTTGCCGACCGGTCGAACGGGCCGGACCGGCGGAAGGAACCGGACGAGCGGTCCGAGCAGCCGGGGCGGCGGGCGGGCGGGAAGTCGTCCCGCCGGGCCGCCGCCTGCGCGGTCTGGTACCTGCGGGCCGTCGCGTTCGTCAACTTCCTCAGCGCGGTGTGGGTCTCGCTGGGCCAGGACGTGCGCCGCCACAACCAGGAGAACCTGTTCACGCCGTACCTGCTGACGGCCGGGTTCGCCTCGGGTGTGTTCACCGCGTTCCTGGCCATCACCATGCGGCGGCGCAAGCGGGCCGCGTGGATTCTCAACCTGGTGCTCAGCGGGGCGTTCCTGGCCCTGTTCGCGGTCGCCATGGCCTTCCCGGAGATCCGCCGCTCCGCGCAGAACTGGGTCTCGCTCGTGCTGACGGCCGCCTTCGTCGCCGTCCTGCTGGTCGGCCGCCGGGAGTTCTACGCCAAGGGTGACCGCTCCAACCCCCGGCTCGCCGCGAGTGTGGCCCTCGGTGGCGGTACGGCGGCCTCGCTGCTCGCCGCGCTGCTGGTGACGGTCACCAACCAGGCGCCGGACGCGGCCCGTTCGACGTTCCTGGAGCGCTGGGAGTACGGCACGCTGCGGCTGGTGTCGGTGGCCACCGAGGAGTCCGGCTTCCCCGGCATCGACACGCCCAACTGGGCCGACGTCAGCATCAACGTGCTCAGTACGGTCCTTCTCCTCGCCGTCCTGTACGCCGCGTTCCGCTCCCGCCGCGCCGTCGACCCGCTCACCGAGGTGGACGAGGCGCGGCTGCGGGAGCTGCTGGACAAGCACGGCGAACGCGACTCGCTCGGCTACTTCGCGCTGCGCCGGGAGAAGAGCGTGCTGTGGTCCCCCACCGGCAAGGCGGCCGTCGCCTACCGGGTGGTGGGCGGGGTCAGCCTGGCCTCGGGCGACCCGCTGGGCGACCCCGAGGCATGGCCCGGCGCGATCGCCCCCTGGCTCACCGAGGCCCGCGCCCACGGCTGGATTCCCGCGGTGATGGGCGCGAGCGAGGAGGCCGGGACCGTCTACGCCCGGCATGGCCTGGACGCCCTCGAACTGGGCGACGAAGCCGTCGTGGAGGTCGCCGAGTTCACCCTGGAGGGCCGCGCGATGCGCACCGTGCGCCAGGCGTACAACCGGGTGCGGCGGGCCGGGTACGAGGTGCGGATGCGGCGGCACGAGGACATCCCGGCGGCCGAGATGGCCCGGCTCGTGGAGCGGGCCGACGACTGGCGGGACGGCGCCACCGAACGCGGCTTCAGCATGGCGCTGGGCCGGCTCGCGGACCCGGAGGACGGACGGTGCGTGATGCTGGAGTGCACCGACGCCGAGGGCCGGCTGCGCGCCCTGCTGTCGTTCGTGCCATGGGGTCCCGACGGGCTCTCGCTGGACCTGATGCGCCGTGACCGGGACAGCGACAACGGGCTGATGGAGTACATGGTCATCGACCTCCTGCGCCGCTCGCCGGAGATCGGGGTCACCCAGGTCTCGCTGAACTTCGCCATGTTCCGCTCGGTGTTCGAGCGCGGCGCCCGTCTCGGCGCCGGGCCGGTGCTGCGGCTGTGGCGCTCGCTGCTGAGCTTCTTCTCCCGCTGGTGGCAGATCGAGTCGCTGTACCGGGCCAACGCCAAGTACCGGCCCATCTGGGAGCCGCGCTTCCTGCTCTTCGAGAAGAGCGCCGACCTGCCCCGGATCGCCCTGGCGGCGGCCCGCGCGGAGGGGTTCCTGGAAGCGCCGGGCCTGCCGAAGTGGCTGCACCGCAGACAGTTGGAGACCCACCGGTGA
- a CDS encoding bifunctional adenosylcobinamide kinase/adenosylcobinamide-phosphate guanylyltransferase has product MDVTLLGTGAPSGLPRPDCPCAVCASALGPDARAATALLVDGVLLLDLTPGAAFAAARAGHSLGRVRQVLLSHPHDGPAVEVPAGLPQPVRVPDGRELTLLTGHRVRALAMDAGGTGYEVTGPDGLRLLYLPPGGSPAGLEELAEPYHMVLADVVGRPDALARLRAAGGVGPATDVVAVHLDHDVPQAAELPRRLAAAGARAVPDGVTLAVGAYDEVPDVPRRTLVLGGARSGKSVEAERRLESFPDVVYAATGGTRAGDREWADRVAAHRERRPGSWRTAETTDLVPLLAEDGPPLLIDCLSLWLTDVMDAVGAWDDAQWADGGEKALRARVDELTRAVRATPRTVVAVSNEVGSGIVPATPSGRRYRDELGRLNTAFAAECEQVVLVVAGQALVLRG; this is encoded by the coding sequence GTGGACGTCACTCTGCTCGGCACCGGTGCCCCCTCGGGGCTGCCCCGCCCCGACTGCCCCTGTGCCGTGTGCGCGAGCGCGCTCGGCCCGGACGCGCGGGCGGCCACCGCGCTGCTGGTGGACGGGGTCCTGCTGCTGGACCTGACCCCGGGCGCCGCCTTCGCCGCCGCCCGCGCCGGGCACTCGCTGGGCCGGGTCCGCCAGGTGCTGCTCTCCCACCCGCACGACGGGCCCGCCGTGGAGGTCCCCGCCGGGCTCCCCCAGCCGGTCCGGGTGCCGGACGGCCGCGAGCTGACCCTGCTGACGGGGCATCGGGTGCGGGCGCTGGCGATGGACGCGGGCGGCACCGGGTACGAGGTGACCGGGCCGGACGGGCTGCGGCTGCTGTACCTCCCGCCGGGCGGTTCCCCGGCCGGGCTGGAAGAGCTGGCAGAGCCGTACCACATGGTGCTGGCCGACGTCGTGGGGCGCCCGGACGCGCTGGCCCGGCTGCGGGCGGCCGGCGGGGTGGGTCCGGCGACCGACGTCGTCGCGGTCCACCTGGACCACGACGTGCCGCAGGCGGCGGAGCTGCCCCGGCGGCTGGCGGCGGCCGGGGCGCGCGCGGTGCCGGACGGAGTGACGCTGGCGGTGGGCGCCTACGACGAGGTGCCGGACGTGCCGCGCCGGACGCTGGTGCTGGGCGGCGCCCGCTCGGGCAAGTCGGTGGAGGCGGAACGGCGCCTGGAGTCCTTCCCGGACGTGGTCTACGCGGCGACCGGCGGCACCCGCGCCGGGGACCGCGAGTGGGCGGACCGGGTCGCCGCGCACCGCGAACGCCGTCCCGGCTCCTGGCGTACGGCGGAGACGACGGACCTCGTGCCGCTCCTCGCCGAGGACGGCCCGCCCCTGCTCATCGACTGCCTCTCCCTCTGGCTCACCGACGTGATGGACGCGGTCGGCGCCTGGGACGACGCCCAGTGGGCCGACGGCGGCGAGAAGGCGCTGCGCGCCCGGGTCGACGAACTGACCCGGGCGGTCCGCGCGACCCCGCGCACCGTGGTCGCCGTCTCCAACGAGGTCGGCTCCGGCATCGTCCCCGCCACCCCCTCGGGCCGCCGCTACCGCGACGAACTCGGCCGCCTGAACACGGCGTTCGCGGCGGAGTGCGAGCAGGTCGTACTGGTGGTGGCGGGGCAGGCGCTGGTGCTGCGCGGCTAG
- a CDS encoding leucyl aminopeptidase codes for MTALTLKPAVAPGPRADAIVIGVAKAGTGPVVAPGAEAVDQAYDGGLAGVLKTLGASGAEGELTKLPAPAGLDTPLVVAVGLGAEPEADAGYDAEALRRAAGVAARGLSGTKKAAFALPVDGPGALAAIAEGVLLGAYAFDAYKESPKDGEAKDGSGPLGEAVLLGGEEGEAGFQAAVDRATAIGEELNRARDLVNTPPNDLDPEAFAAVAQAAADEHGLTIEVLDEQALKDGGYGGILGVGGGSASTPRLVKLAYKHPEADKHLAYVGKGITYDSGGISLKPAGHNETMKCDMAGAAAVFAAVVAAARLGLKVNVTGWLALAENMPSGSATRPGDVLRMYSGKTVEVLNTDAEGRLVLADALWAASAEEPDAIVDVATLTGAMVLALGNRTFGIMANDDAFRTSLHEVAEESGEPAWQMPLPEHLRKGMDSPVADIANMGERMGGGLVAGLFLREFIGEGITWAHLDIAGPAFNEGGPFGYTPKGGTGTAVRTLVRLAEQTADGDLG; via the coding sequence GTGACTGCTCTGACTCTCAAGCCAGCCGTCGCGCCGGGCCCGCGGGCCGACGCGATCGTGATCGGTGTCGCCAAGGCCGGCACGGGCCCCGTCGTGGCGCCCGGTGCCGAGGCCGTGGACCAGGCGTACGACGGCGGGCTGGCCGGCGTCCTGAAGACCCTCGGTGCGTCGGGCGCCGAGGGCGAGCTGACCAAGCTGCCCGCCCCCGCCGGTCTGGACACCCCGCTCGTGGTGGCGGTCGGCCTGGGCGCCGAGCCCGAGGCGGACGCCGGGTACGACGCCGAGGCGCTGCGCCGGGCCGCCGGTGTGGCCGCCCGCGGCCTGTCCGGCACCAAGAAGGCCGCCTTCGCGCTCCCCGTCGACGGTCCGGGCGCGCTGGCCGCGATCGCCGAGGGCGTGCTGCTCGGCGCGTACGCCTTCGACGCGTACAAGGAGAGCCCGAAGGACGGCGAGGCGAAGGACGGCAGCGGGCCGCTCGGCGAGGCCGTGCTGCTCGGCGGGGAAGAGGGCGAGGCCGGATTCCAGGCCGCCGTCGACCGTGCGACGGCGATCGGCGAGGAGCTGAACCGCGCCCGCGACCTCGTCAACACCCCGCCGAACGACCTGGACCCCGAGGCGTTCGCCGCCGTCGCGCAGGCCGCGGCCGACGAGCACGGTCTGACCATCGAGGTGCTGGACGAGCAGGCGCTGAAGGACGGCGGCTACGGCGGCATCCTCGGCGTCGGCGGCGGCTCGGCGTCCACCCCGCGCCTGGTCAAGCTGGCGTACAAGCACCCCGAGGCGGACAAGCACCTCGCCTACGTGGGCAAGGGCATCACCTACGACTCGGGCGGCATCTCGCTCAAGCCCGCCGGGCACAACGAGACGATGAAGTGCGACATGGCCGGCGCGGCCGCCGTGTTCGCCGCCGTCGTCGCGGCCGCCCGCCTCGGCCTCAAGGTGAACGTGACCGGCTGGCTGGCGCTCGCCGAGAACATGCCGTCCGGCTCCGCCACCCGCCCCGGTGACGTGCTGCGCATGTACAGCGGCAAGACCGTCGAGGTGCTCAACACCGACGCCGAGGGCCGCCTGGTCCTGGCCGACGCGCTGTGGGCGGCCTCGGCCGAGGAGCCGGACGCGATCGTGGACGTCGCCACGCTGACCGGCGCGATGGTGCTGGCGCTCGGCAACCGCACCTTCGGGATCATGGCCAACGACGACGCCTTCCGCACCTCGCTGCACGAGGTGGCCGAGGAGTCCGGTGAGCCGGCCTGGCAGATGCCGCTCCCCGAGCACCTGCGCAAGGGCATGGACTCCCCCGTCGCCGACATCGCCAACATGGGCGAGCGGATGGGCGGCGGCCTGGTCGCCGGCCTCTTCCTGCGCGAGTTCATCGGCGAGGGCATCACCTGGGCGCACCTGGACATCGCGGGTCCGGCCTTCAACGAGGGCGGCCCCTTCGGCTACACGCCCAAGGGCGGCACCGGGACCGCCGTGCGCACCCTGGTGCGGCTGGCCGAGCAGACCGCCGACGGCGACCTCGGCTGA
- the cobT gene encoding nicotinate-nucleotide--dimethylbenzimidazole phosphoribosyltransferase translates to MDSLQLDDFTDLIERPDGGMRQDAEARRERLAVPPGALGRLDELGEWLAAAQGAVPVRPVERPKLVLFAGDHGIAALGVSRRPEGGAAGLVRAVLEGASPAAVLARRLDVPVRVVDLALDCDPDTLPAEVTRHRVRRGSGRIDVEDALTAEEAEAAFRAGMAVADEEADSGTDLVVLGDVSVGGTTAAAVLVAALCGTDASVVTGRGGEPIDDLAWMRKCAAVRDALRRARPVLGDQLQLLATVGGADLTAMTGFLLQCAVRKLPVILDGVVAAACALVGQRVAFRAPDWWLAAHDSGEPGQTKALDRMALEPLLTTGVRVGEGAGALLALPLVRSAAALAAELPERPETERAGKPGESAESV, encoded by the coding sequence ATGGACAGCCTTCAACTCGACGACTTCACCGATCTGATCGAGCGCCCGGACGGCGGCATGCGCCAGGACGCCGAGGCGCGGCGGGAGCGCCTGGCCGTGCCGCCCGGCGCGCTGGGCCGGCTGGACGAGCTGGGCGAGTGGCTGGCGGCCGCGCAGGGCGCGGTGCCGGTACGGCCCGTTGAGCGCCCGAAGCTGGTCCTCTTCGCCGGTGACCACGGCATCGCCGCCCTCGGCGTCTCCCGGCGCCCGGAGGGTGGCGCGGCCGGCCTGGTCCGGGCGGTGCTGGAGGGCGCGAGCCCGGCCGCCGTGCTGGCCCGCCGGCTGGACGTACCGGTACGGGTGGTCGACCTGGCCCTGGACTGCGACCCGGACACCCTCCCCGCCGAGGTGACCCGGCACCGGGTGCGGCGCGGCAGCGGCCGGATCGACGTCGAGGACGCGCTGACCGCCGAGGAGGCGGAGGCGGCGTTCCGCGCGGGCATGGCCGTCGCCGACGAGGAGGCCGACTCCGGTACGGATCTGGTGGTGCTCGGCGACGTGAGCGTGGGCGGCACGACGGCGGCCGCCGTCCTGGTGGCCGCGCTGTGCGGCACGGACGCCTCGGTGGTGACCGGGCGCGGCGGCGAGCCCATCGACGACCTGGCCTGGATGCGCAAGTGCGCGGCGGTACGGGACGCGCTGCGCCGGGCCCGCCCGGTCCTCGGCGACCAGCTCCAACTGCTGGCGACGGTGGGCGGCGCCGACCTGACGGCGATGACCGGCTTCCTGCTCCAGTGCGCGGTGCGCAAGCTGCCGGTGATCCTGGACGGCGTCGTCGCGGCGGCCTGCGCGCTGGTGGGCCAGCGGGTGGCGTTCCGGGCGCCGGACTGGTGGCTCGCGGCCCACGACAGCGGTGAGCCGGGGCAGACGAAGGCGCTGGACCGGATGGCGCTGGAGCCGCTGCTGACCACGGGCGTGCGGGTCGGCGAGGGCGCGGGCGCCCTGCTGGCCCTCCCCCTGGTCCGCTCGGCCGCCGCGCTGGCCGCCGAGCTTCCGGAGCGGCCGGAGACCGAGCGGGCCGGGAAGCCCGGGGAGTCTGCGGAGAGCGTCTAG
- a CDS encoding adenosylcobinamide-GDP ribazoletransferase, whose translation MPETPSPGPLDGPRFAFGTLTVIPVRVHRWDRTAARAGMLCAPLTGLTVGLAAAGLGLSLLLLGAGPLLAAVASVAVPAALTRGLHLDGLADTADGLGSGKPAEQALAVMKRSDIGPFGVLTLVLTLLAQVAALAGLYGDSWARGALGAVVSGVAARLSLTLAARAGVPAARPEGLGAAVAGVVPVPGALAVGAAVTLAAGSAGALLGPWDAVRTAAAVPLCLVPAELLLRRCVHRFGGVTGDVFGALAETAATAALLVLCLGGAG comes from the coding sequence ATGCCCGAGACCCCCTCGCCCGGCCCGCTCGACGGACCCCGCTTCGCGTTCGGCACCCTCACCGTGATCCCGGTCCGGGTGCACCGCTGGGACCGGACGGCAGCGCGGGCGGGCATGCTGTGCGCCCCGCTGACCGGACTCACCGTCGGCCTCGCGGCGGCCGGGCTCGGGCTGTCGCTCCTGCTGCTCGGGGCGGGCCCGCTGCTGGCCGCCGTCGCGTCCGTCGCCGTACCGGCCGCGCTCACCCGGGGGCTGCACCTGGACGGGCTCGCCGACACCGCCGACGGGCTGGGCAGCGGCAAGCCCGCCGAGCAGGCGCTCGCCGTCATGAAGCGGTCCGACATCGGGCCGTTCGGCGTGCTGACCCTGGTGCTCACGCTGCTGGCCCAGGTCGCCGCGCTCGCCGGGCTGTACGGCGACTCGTGGGCGCGGGGCGCGCTCGGGGCAGTCGTCTCCGGGGTCGCGGCCCGGCTTTCGCTCACGCTGGCCGCGCGCGCCGGGGTGCCGGCCGCCCGTCCGGAGGGGCTCGGGGCGGCGGTGGCCGGGGTGGTGCCGGTGCCGGGCGCGCTGGCGGTGGGGGCGGCGGTGACGCTGGCGGCCGGGTCGGCCGGGGCGCTGCTCGGGCCGTGGGATGCGGTGCGTACGGCGGCGGCCGTGCCGCTCTGCCTGGTCCCGGCCGAACTCCTGCTGCGCCGCTGCGTGCATCGCTTCGGCGGGGTCACCGGGGACGTGTTCGGCGCCCTCGCGGAGACGGCGGCCACGGCGGCGCTGCTCGTGCTGTGCCTGGGCGGCGCCGGCTGA